In Palaemon carinicauda isolate YSFRI2023 chromosome 41, ASM3689809v2, whole genome shotgun sequence, the following are encoded in one genomic region:
- the LOC137632566 gene encoding micronuclear linker histone polyprotein-like, which translates to MQQNQVYVIQVNTKTKGGPLALPAPGDALLPSEVKYSASLVRGLGCTHLVLGAVLFLLGVLGSWVEPETCWAGAGIWSGIATIACGICGILAHHLWYKNYAIKAFLVTSVVSVVISTLAIILTIYALVNRYEHYYYLVERAEKYPWFRPYNQNQEQQLTLSVSANQLVGFILEFFLAFWSVKIGWKGVRAEEFSSSRRDAMCDDLQSVVSVPHHNGQQIPLAALYQLLQAHPELLGSKNINGSLGHPWINGLDDRPSHRSMDYQERVSRFLSHAIEDHNASFSRSPSVFQGEVRENSPTTRPSSIAGDCEDRVSPSAGSADTIVMCSDPGNEVSQSAAPSKDLNQKMAPEGGVGQTDTLKSITQIQATRQRPDGQPKGKAPIPKDTKQSINKEKAEGQKQESIEIQRAEHQIGSSRQINAESNENAVCEKLTKENKKNIEQNSRDEKKEEALPQPEEQEVTAEFNHQGGDNVLAEKNAEGETSNAVKSSKDAKKKKSKEKRSSSKKTKEEDPPPPNIEEEERRNPLESRAPPKIEEEERNHLETGDTSEDERKDSSEALTSNKKSKESKKKSKEKRKKPKERIEGEPSQGQEEQDKTETKKSKDHKSHKEEKRKSSKKEVNTVNDEENANETNEHKQNKNRLNETDTKIENTEITPVEIIENGTHSKVNSDTTSEQPNVDQSEKIKKSKKSKRDKNSTEKSKKHKEETKSNSVSDDTHKDKSVQGQLIDIKPPSEFQDG; encoded by the exons GTTCCTGGGTAGAGCCAGAAACTTGCTGGGCTGGAGCGGGAATATGGTCTGGTATAGCCACAATAGCTTGTGGCATCTGTGGCATCCTAGCTCATCATCTCTGGTATAAGAACTACGCGATTAAGGCCTTCTTGGTTACTTCTGTCGTTAGTGTTGTTATAAGTACCTTGGCCATCATTCTGACTATCTACGCTCTCGTCAATCGCTACGAGCACTACTATTACCTTGTAGAGAGAGCAGAAAAATATCCTTG GTTTAGGCCTTACAATCAAAATCAAGAACAACAGTTAACTTTGAGTGTCAGCGCAAATCAACTAGTGGGCTTCATTCTTGAATTCTTCTTAGCTTTCTGGTCCGTGAAAATTGGCTGGAAGGGAGTGCGAGCAGAAGAGTTCAGCTCAAGTCGGCGAGATGCCATGTGTGATGACCTCCAGAGTGTGGTGTCTGTGCCACATCATAATGGGCAACAAATTCCTCTAGCAGCCCTTTACCAGCTTCTCCAG GCTCATCCAGAATTACTTGGCTCCAAGAACATTAATGGCAGTCTAGGACATCCCTGGATTAATGGTTTGGATGACAGACCATCTCACCGATCGATGGATTACCAAGAACGTGTTTCACGGTTCCTCTCTCATGCCATAGAAGATCACAATGCCTCCTTCAGCAGGTCGCCATCAGTATTTCAAGGGGAAGTGCGCGAAAACTCACCAACAACACGGCCATCATCAATAGCAGGTGACTGTGAAGACAGGGTATCACCATCAGCAGGGTCAGCAGATACTATAGTAATGTGCTCTGATCCAGGCAACGAAGTGAGCCAGAGTGCAGCACCTTCTAAAGACTTGAATCAGAAAATGGCTCCCGAAGGGGGAGTTGGCCAAACAGACACACTGAAGTCAATAACTCAGATACAGGCAACAAGACAGAGACCTGATGGCCAACCCAAAGGTAAGGCACCAATCCCAAAAGACACCAAGCAAAGTATTAACAAAGAAAAAGCGGAAGGGCAAAAACAAGAAAGCATAGAGATCCAAAGAGCAGAACACCAAATAGGCAGTAGCAGACAAATAAATGCCGAAAGTAACGAAAATGCAGTATGTGAAAAATTAACAAAAGAGAACAAAAAGAATATTGAACAAAATTCGAGAGATGAAAAGAAAGAAGAGGCTCTTCCCCAACCAGAAGAACAAGAAGTGACTGCAGAATTCAATCACCAAGGAGGTGATAATGTTCTTGCAGAGAAAAATGCAGAAGGTGAGACAAGCAATGCCGTGAAGAGTTCAAAGGAtgctaagaagaagaagagcaaagaGAAGAGAAGTTCATCTAAGAAAACGAAAGAAGAGGATCCTCCTCCACCAAATATagaggaagaagagagaagaaatccCCTCGAATCCAGAGCTCCaccaaaaatagaagaagaagagagaaatcaCCTCGAAACAGGAGACACATCTGAAGACGAGAGAAAAGACAGCAGTGAAGCTTTGACGTCAAACAAAAAATCcaaagaaagtaaaaagaaaagtaaggaaaaaagaaaaaagcccAAAGAGAGGATTGAAGGAGAGCCCTCCCAAGGACAGGAAGAACAAGATAAAACAGAAACCAAAAAGTCTAAAGACCATAAATCACACAAAGAGGAAAAACGCAAGTCTAGTAAGAAAGAGGTAAACACAGTAAACGACGAAGAAAACGCAAATGAAACTAATGAGCACAAACAGAATAAGAATAGACTGAATGAAACAGATACAAAAATAGAGAACACAGAGATTACACCTGTAGAAATAATTGAAAATGGAACACACTCAAAAGTTAATTCTGATACCACATCAGAACAACCAAACGTAGACCAAAGTGAAAAGATTAAAAAGTCAAaaaaatccaagagagataaaaACTCCACAGAAAAATCCAAGAAACATAAAGAAGAAACTAAAAGTAACTCGGTCTCCGATGACACCCATAAAGATAAGTCTGTTCAAGGTCAGTTGATTGATATAAAGCCACCAAGTGAATTTCAAGACGGTTAA